A single region of the Glycine max cultivar Williams 82 chromosome 20, Glycine_max_v4.0, whole genome shotgun sequence genome encodes:
- the LOC100527711 gene encoding cyclic pyranopterin monophosphate synthase, mitochondrial isoform X2, with product MESVFGEPPTNGLASSASNSRLNNESQLSSPNTGESSFELTHTGESGEAQMVDVSPKESSKRTAIAVCKVILGKKVFDLVLANQMAKGDVLTVAKIAGITAAKQTSNLIPLCHNISLSHVQVDLRLNHEDFSVTIEGEAASTGKTGVEMEAMTAVSIAGLTVYDMCKAASKDIAITDVRLMHKSGGKSGEYWWTQ from the coding sequence ATGGAATCGGTATTCGGTGAACCTCCTACAAATGGACTAGCTAGCTCTGCAAGCAATAGTCGGTTGAACAATGAATCCCAGCTGTCATCTCCAAACACAGGTGAAAGTTCTTTTGAATTGACTCATACTGGCGAATCAGGGGAAGCTCAAATGGTAGATGTGTCTCCAAAAGAAAGCAGTAAAAGAACTGCCATTGCTGTTTGCAAGGTAATTCTTGGAAAGAAGGTGTTTGATTTGGTCTTGGCCAATCAAATGGCGAAAGGAGATGTGCTTACTGTAGCGAAAATTGCGGGCATAACCGCAGCAAAGCAAACTAGCAACCTTATTCCGTTGTGCCATAATATAAGCCTTTCACACGTGCAAGTGGACTTGAGATTGAATCATGAGGACTTCAGTGTAACAATAGAAGGGGAAGCTGCATCAACCGGTAAAACCGGGGTTGAGATGGAAGCAATGACAGCAGTCTCTATTGCAGGCTTAACCGTGTATGATATGTGTAAGGCTGCTTCAAAAGATATAGCCATTACAGATGTAAGACTTATGCATAAATCTGGTGGAAAAAGTGGAGAGTATTGGTGGACACAATGA
- the LOC100527711 gene encoding cyclic pyranopterin monophosphate synthase, mitochondrial isoform X1 — protein sequence MMLLRRIIAACPQSKRMFSSSVTHGYESAIQELNKEMESVFGEPPTNGLASSASNSRLNNESQLSSPNTGESSFELTHTGESGEAQMVDVSPKESSKRTAIAVCKVILGKKVFDLVLANQMAKGDVLTVAKIAGITAAKQTSNLIPLCHNISLSHVQVDLRLNHEDFSVTIEGEAASTGKTGVEMEAMTAVSIAGLTVYDMCKAASKDIAITDVRLMHKSGGKSGEYWWTQ from the exons ATGATGCTTCTTCGGAGAATTATTGCTGCATGTCCTCAATCAAAGAGGATGTTCAGCTCTTCTGTTACCCATGGCTATGAAAGTGCTATTCAAGAACTCAACAAG GAAATGGAATCGGTATTCGGTGAACCTCCTACAAATGGACTAGCTAGCTCTGCAAGCAATAGTCGGTTGAACAATGAATCCCAGCTGTCATCTCCAAACACAGGTGAAAGTTCTTTTGAATTGACTCATACTGGCGAATCAGGGGAAGCTCAAATGGTAGATGTGTCTCCAAAAGAAAGCAGTAAAAGAACTGCCATTGCTGTTTGCAAGGTAATTCTTGGAAAGAAGGTGTTTGATTTGGTCTTGGCCAATCAAATGGCGAAAGGAGATGTGCTTACTGTAGCGAAAATTGCGGGCATAACCGCAGCAAAGCAAACTAGCAACCTTATTCCGTTGTGCCATAATATAAGCCTTTCACACGTGCAAGTGGACTTGAGATTGAATCATGAGGACTTCAGTGTAACAATAGAAGGGGAAGCTGCATCAACCGGTAAAACCGGGGTTGAGATGGAAGCAATGACAGCAGTCTCTATTGCAGGCTTAACCGTGTATGATATGTGTAAGGCTGCTTCAAAAGATATAGCCATTACAGATGTAAGACTTATGCATAAATCTGGTGGAAAAAGTGGAGAGTATTGGTGGACACAATGA